Proteins found in one Xenopus laevis strain J_2021 chromosome 1L, Xenopus_laevis_v10.1, whole genome shotgun sequence genomic segment:
- the ier3ip1.L gene encoding immediate early response 3-interacting protein 1 precursor, producing MAFTLYTLLQAALLCVNAVAVLHEERFLSKIGWGVDHGIGGFGEEPGMKSQLMNLIRSVRTVMRVPLIIVNSVTIVLLLLFG from the exons ATGGCGTTCACCCTGTACACACTGCTGCAGGCCGCTCTGCTCTGTGTCAATGCCGTGGCCGTGCTGCACGAAGAGCGATTCCTCAGCAAGA TTGGCTGGGGAGTGGACCACGGTATTGGAGGATTTGGAGAGGAACCGGGAATGAAGTCACAGCTCATGAACCTCATACGATCAGTACGGACAGTGATGAGAG TGCCGCTAATTATAGTGAACTCTGTAACAATCGTGCTGCTCTTGCTATTTGGATAA